A region of Nocardioides alkalitolerans DNA encodes the following proteins:
- a CDS encoding quinone-dependent dihydroorotate dehydrogenase — MGTYDLLFDKVLTRTDPERVHHASFRAIRAAGPALRAAHVAPRAGAGAVEVMGLRFPHRFGLAAGFDKNAVGIDALGALGFGHVEIGTVTALAQPGNPTPRLFRLTEDRAILNRMGFNNDGAAAVAQRLAVRAEKLDRAGRRPELVLGVNVGKSKIVPEDDEAAVLADYGSSTRLLAPYADYLVVNVSSPNTPGLRSLQAVERLAPLLEHVRRTADTASPDRRVPLVVKIAPDLADEDVLAVADLAMAQGLDGVIATNTTVRRDGLRTPAAEVEALGAGGISGVPVAARSREVLRLLRERLDGPALISVGGVDTPAEALARVQAGADLVQLYTAFVYGGPLLPRRIARRLAAFDAAR, encoded by the coding sequence GTGGGCACCTACGACCTGCTCTTCGACAAGGTCCTGACCCGCACCGACCCGGAGCGCGTGCACCACGCGTCGTTCCGGGCGATCCGGGCTGCCGGTCCCGCCCTGCGCGCGGCCCACGTCGCGCCGCGCGCGGGGGCGGGCGCCGTCGAGGTGATGGGGCTGCGCTTCCCGCACCGCTTCGGCCTCGCCGCCGGCTTCGACAAGAACGCCGTCGGCATCGACGCCCTCGGTGCGCTGGGCTTCGGCCACGTGGAGATCGGGACGGTCACGGCGCTCGCCCAGCCGGGCAACCCCACCCCGCGGCTGTTCCGGCTGACCGAGGACCGCGCGATCCTCAACCGGATGGGCTTCAACAACGACGGTGCCGCGGCGGTGGCGCAGCGGCTGGCCGTGCGGGCCGAGAAGCTCGACCGGGCGGGCCGGCGGCCCGAGCTGGTCCTGGGCGTCAACGTCGGCAAGTCGAAGATCGTCCCGGAGGACGACGAGGCGGCGGTGCTGGCCGACTACGGATCCTCGACGCGCCTCCTCGCGCCGTACGCCGACTACCTGGTCGTCAACGTCTCCTCCCCGAACACGCCGGGACTGCGCAGCCTCCAGGCCGTCGAGCGGCTCGCGCCCCTGCTGGAGCACGTGCGGCGCACGGCGGACACCGCGAGCCCGGACCGTCGGGTGCCGCTCGTCGTGAAGATCGCGCCCGACCTCGCCGACGAGGACGTGCTCGCGGTCGCCGACCTCGCCATGGCCCAGGGGCTCGACGGGGTCATCGCGACCAACACGACCGTCCGCCGTGACGGCCTGCGCACGCCCGCGGCCGAGGTCGAGGCACTCGGGGCCGGCGGGATCTCCGGGGTGCCGGTGGCCGCCCGTTCCCGCGAGGTGCTGCGGCTGCTCCGCGAGCGGCTCGACGGTCCGGCGCTCATCTCCGTCGGGGGCGTCGACACCCCCGCGGAGGCCCTCGCGCGGGTGCAGGCCGGCGCCGACCTCGTGCAGCTCTACACGGCGTTCGTCTACGGCGGGCCGCTGCTGCCGCGGCGCATCGCCCGACGGCTCGCCGCGTTCGACGCCGCACGCTGA
- the pyrF gene encoding orotidine-5'-phosphate decarboxylase: MTTSAPPFGTRLAAAVADRGPLCAGIDPHPRLLESWGLDVTPAGLERFARTAAEALGGTCAVVKPQSAFFERFGSAGVATLERTVADLRAGGALVLLDVKRGDIGSTSQAYADAYLDPSSPLACDAITASPFLGFGSLRPMVETAERFGAGLFVLALTSNPEAATVQAAQRRGRSVAAEVLDELRVLNVGSEPLGSFGAVVGATIAGVDAAAGESLAINGPLLAPGVGAQGGTAADVQRIFGDQVGNVLPSSSREVLAAGPDPRALADAARRFNDTFRAAWS, from the coding sequence GTGACGACCTCTGCCCCTCCCTTCGGGACCCGTCTCGCCGCCGCGGTCGCCGACCGCGGTCCGCTGTGCGCGGGCATCGACCCGCACCCCCGCCTGCTGGAGTCGTGGGGGCTGGACGTCACCCCGGCGGGCCTGGAGCGGTTCGCGCGGACGGCGGCCGAGGCGCTCGGCGGGACGTGCGCCGTCGTGAAGCCGCAGTCGGCGTTCTTCGAGCGGTTCGGCAGCGCGGGCGTCGCCACGCTCGAGCGCACGGTCGCCGACCTGCGGGCCGGGGGAGCGCTGGTGCTGCTCGACGTGAAGCGGGGCGACATCGGCTCGACGTCGCAGGCGTACGCCGACGCCTACCTCGACCCGTCGTCGCCCCTGGCGTGCGACGCGATCACGGCGAGCCCGTTCCTCGGGTTCGGGTCGCTGCGCCCCATGGTCGAGACCGCCGAGCGGTTCGGGGCGGGGCTCTTCGTGCTGGCGCTCACCTCCAACCCCGAGGCCGCGACGGTGCAGGCCGCGCAGCGCCGGGGTCGCTCGGTCGCCGCGGAGGTGCTGGACGAGCTCCGGGTGCTCAACGTGGGTTCCGAGCCGCTCGGCTCGTTCGGCGCGGTCGTGGGCGCCACGATCGCCGGCGTCGACGCCGCGGCGGGGGAGTCGCTCGCCATCAACGGTCCGCTGCTCGCCCCCGGCGTGGGCGCCCAGGGCGGCACGGCGGCGGACGTGCAGCGCATCTTCGGCGACCAGGTCGGGAACGTCCTGCCGAGCTCCTCGCGCGAGGTGCTCGCCGCCGGCCCCGACCCGCGGGCGCTGGCCGACGCGGCGCGTCGGTTCAACGACACCTTCCGCGCAGCCTGGTCCTGA
- the mihF gene encoding integration host factor, actinobacterial type, whose product MALPPLTPEQRQAALAKAAASRRERAEVKNRLKTAGATISEVLRDREGNEVIAKMRVFDLLQSMPGVGKVRAKQIMERLQIAESRRVRGLGAKQVAALEAEFAPGD is encoded by the coding sequence GTGGCCCTGCCCCCTCTCACCCCCGAACAGCGCCAGGCTGCCCTGGCCAAGGCCGCGGCGTCGCGCCGCGAACGGGCCGAGGTGAAGAACCGCCTGAAGACCGCGGGGGCGACGATCTCCGAGGTGCTGCGGGACCGCGAGGGCAACGAGGTCATCGCCAAGATGCGGGTGTTCGACCTGCTGCAGTCGATGCCGGGCGTCGGCAAGGTGCGCGCGAAGCAGATCATGGAGCGCCTCCAGATCGCGGAGAGCCGCCGGGTGCGCGGGCTCGGGGCCAAGCAGGTCGCGGCGCTCGAGGCCGAGTTCGCCCCGGGCGACTGA